In Chryseobacterium gleum, a single genomic region encodes these proteins:
- a CDS encoding MFS transporter: MNSTSITTGQRIKAIIGGSIGNLVEWYDWYAYAAFAIYFSHSFFPDSDLNAQLMNTAGIFAVGFLMRPIGGWMFGSIADKIGRKKAMTLSVLLMSFGSLLIALTPTYESIGILAPLLLLLARLLQGLSVGGEYGVSATYLSEMATQDRRGFYSSFQYVTLIGGQLIALGIQLILQKLLLTESQLEEWGWRIPFVIGAMLSIIALYLRANLHETEAFENKKEVSEKKKGTVKELLKHPKALLTVVGLTLGGTLAFYTYTTYMQKFLVNTVHLTKEESTLVSFISLFIFACLQPVFGALSDKIGRRPLLLGFGILGTLCTVPLLTALSTTTSIWSAFFLIMAALIIVSGYTSINAVVKAELFPSEIRALGVGLPYAITVAVFGGTAEYIALWFKKIGSEEYFYWYITGCILFSLIVYIGMKDTKKISTLDKD, from the coding sequence ATGAACTCGACCTCAATCACCACCGGCCAAAGAATCAAGGCTATCATAGGCGGATCTATCGGAAATCTTGTTGAGTGGTACGACTGGTATGCGTATGCTGCCTTTGCCATTTATTTTTCTCATTCCTTTTTCCCGGATTCTGACCTTAATGCACAACTGATGAATACTGCTGGAATATTTGCAGTAGGTTTTCTCATGAGGCCAATCGGCGGCTGGATGTTCGGGAGTATTGCAGATAAGATAGGAAGAAAAAAAGCCATGACGCTTTCCGTTCTGCTGATGTCTTTCGGATCATTACTGATAGCGCTTACTCCAACTTACGAATCTATAGGCATTCTGGCTCCTTTATTACTTTTACTCGCAAGACTGCTTCAGGGCTTAAGTGTTGGTGGAGAATACGGAGTCTCCGCAACTTACCTCAGCGAAATGGCTACACAGGATAGAAGAGGATTTTATTCAAGTTTTCAATATGTCACTTTAATTGGCGGTCAGCTGATTGCTTTAGGAATTCAGCTTATTTTGCAGAAATTGCTGCTGACAGAGTCCCAGCTTGAAGAATGGGGCTGGAGAATCCCTTTTGTGATCGGGGCTATGCTTTCTATTATCGCATTGTATCTTCGGGCTAACCTCCATGAAACCGAAGCTTTTGAAAATAAAAAAGAAGTGAGTGAAAAGAAAAAAGGAACGGTAAAGGAGTTACTGAAACACCCCAAAGCTTTACTTACTGTTGTAGGTCTTACATTAGGAGGAACACTGGCATTTTATACCTACACCACTTATATGCAGAAATTTTTAGTGAATACCGTGCATCTTACTAAGGAAGAGTCTACACTGGTCTCTTTTATTTCCTTATTTATATTTGCCTGCCTTCAGCCTGTATTTGGAGCACTTTCGGACAAAATAGGAAGAAGACCGCTCCTTTTAGGATTTGGAATACTGGGAACTTTATGTACGGTTCCGCTGCTTACAGCCCTCAGCACTACCACTTCAATATGGAGTGCATTTTTCCTGATCATGGCTGCATTAATTATTGTAAGCGGCTATACTTCCATCAACGCAGTAGTAAAAGCAGAACTTTTCCCTTCTGAAATCCGTGCACTTGGCGTAGGTCTTCCTTATGCTATTACCGTGGCAGTATTTGGAGGAACTGCAGAATATATTGCACTTTGGTTTAAGAAAATTGGTTCTGAAGAGTATTTTTACTGGTACATTACCGGATGTATTCTCTTTTCGCTTATTGTTTATATCGGAATGAAGGATACTAAAAAGATCTCTACCCTGGATAAGGATTAA
- a CDS encoding DUF4919 domain-containing protein: MLTFLHGQKMEFKAPDYAAIQKNIEDKNSEFYYPKLLKRLKQNDTLLTGSQYRHLYFGYTFQKEYHPYKIGKKAEEVAKYYRGEGISQKDLSKGIKLFLDALDENPLDLRAMNYLAYLYHLNNDDATAEKIAGNFHGLLNAILTSGDGLTCETGFHVISVTDEYVLLNRFQMETQSQSLKGKCDYQEFEKGKYKVPGFYFDISRFYGRILD; the protein is encoded by the coding sequence ATGCTCACTTTTCTGCACGGTCAGAAAATGGAATTCAAAGCACCGGATTATGCTGCCATTCAAAAAAATATTGAAGATAAAAACTCGGAATTCTACTATCCGAAACTTTTAAAGAGATTAAAACAGAATGATACGCTTCTTACAGGCAGCCAATATCGTCATCTGTATTTCGGCTATACCTTTCAAAAAGAATATCATCCCTATAAGATCGGCAAGAAAGCAGAAGAAGTAGCCAAATATTATCGTGGTGAAGGTATTTCACAAAAAGATCTCTCAAAAGGAATCAAACTGTTTTTGGATGCTTTGGATGAAAATCCGCTGGATCTGCGTGCAATGAATTATCTTGCTTATCTGTATCACTTAAACAATGATGACGCCACTGCTGAAAAAATTGCTGGGAATTTTCACGGCTTATTAAACGCTATTCTGACTTCCGGTGATGGATTGACATGTGAAACAGGCTTTCATGTTATTTCTGTAACTGATGAATATGTATTGCTCAACAGGTTCCAGATGGAGACCCAATCACAAAGCCTTAAAGGAAAATGCGATTATCAGGAGTTTGAAAAAGGTAAATATAAAGTGCCGGGATTTTATTTTGACATCAGCAGATTCTATGGAAGAATATTAGATTAA